DNA sequence from the Bacillus pumilus genome:
ACTGGTCTCCATTCAATCGGTCTCCAACTGTTTTCAATTTTAAATCTTGCTGTGCAATTGCATACGTAATGACAGGATAATCCTCAATTAAGGCATCTGCATTTCCGTTTGAAACTTCTTGGAACATCGATGGGCTGTCATTAAATTGAACCACTTCATACCCATATTTATCTGCGTTATCTGATGCAAATTTTGCACCCGTCGTCCCATTTTTAACAGCTAGCTTTTTCCCCTTTAAATCATCAATTGATTTAATGCTGCTGTCTTTTTTCACAACAACTGTCAGTCCAGCGTCGAAGTATGGGTCTGAGAAATCTACCTTCTTCTTACGCTCATCTGTAATACTCATTCCGCCCATCCCTACATCAAGCTGGCCTGCCTGCATTGCTGGGATAATGCCTGAGAAATCCATAGCTTCCAGCTTCACTTTGAAGTCTTGGTCTTTCGCGATGGCGTTAATTAGATCTACGTCTATCCCTTCAGTTTTACCGCCCTTTTCAAATTCAAACGGCGGATATGTTACATCTATCCCTATTTTATATGTGCCTTTGCCTTCTCCCGAACCGCTGTCCGATTTTGATCCACAGGCTGCCATGACGAGCACAACTATGAGTCCCATGATCAGTAACATCGATTTTTTCATAAAACACGACCCCCTATTGTCAGTTTTGTCTAAATATTCGCAATACCAATAATACTATACCACGCTAAAGCTATAGTGTGTGATGTTTTTTATCAATACCAAAGATCCATACAATCCTAGATCAAAAGTCTCTTCAAATTTTACTTTTTTGCGAATAACTCATTTTATTCTAAAAGAAGAGCGATTCACAATCATAATGTGAGATAATCTCACAAAAAACGAGATACCACCTTGAAAACCGCCGTTTTTTCTAACATACGAAAACAAACGCTTGAATGATCTTCTTCTCTCTATTGATATCGTAATATATCTTCTCTAAAACCCTCTTTTTACCTAAAAATATGTAAGCGTGTACA
Encoded proteins:
- a CDS encoding transporter substrate-binding domain-containing protein, which translates into the protein MKKSMLLIMGLIVVLVMAACGSKSDSGSGEGKGTYKIGIDVTYPPFEFEKGGKTEGIDVDLINAIAKDQDFKVKLEAMDFSGIIPAMQAGQLDVGMGGMSITDERKKKVDFSDPYFDAGLTVVVKKDSSIKSIDDLKGKKLAVKNGTTGAKFASDNADKYGYEVVQFNDSPSMFQEVSNGNADALIEDYPVITYAIAQQDLKLKTVGDRLNGDQYGISVMKGKNQDLLKKINKGLENLKKNGEYDKIIDKYLKS